The DNA sequence TCACCACGCCCTTGTCCACGGCCGGGCTGATGCTGGCCACGGTGCCGCGCAGGTCGGTGCCGTTGGCGCGCACCACCACGGGGTCGCCGGGGTGCAGCTGGCCCGCATAAGCGTCTGACAGCGTGGCCCGCACCCGGAAGCGGCTGAGGTCGGCCACCCGGGCCAGGGGCTCGCCGGCGGGCACGGCGGCCCCCAGGTTGTCGTTCACCCAGGTCAGCACGCCTGGCTGGGGACTGCTGATATCAGCCTGCCGCAGCTTGCCGGCCAGCTCGGCAATGCTGCGCTGCTGCATCGAGACGGTGTAGCCCAGCTCGCGCACGTCGGCGGCGCTGGCCCGGCGCTGGTTGGCGAGCTGGCGGGCCAGGCGGTCGGCTTCGAGGCGGGCTACGGCCAGGTTCAGCTCGGCCTGGCGCACAGCCTCGGCCGTGCCGCCGCCAATTTCCAGCAGGTGCTGCTCGTCGCGCAGCGTCGATTGCAAGCTGCTGACCTTCACGGCTTGCGAGGCCGCCTGGGCCCCCAGGTCGTTGAGGTGGCCTTCGAGGGCCAGGCGCAGCTGGTCGTTCTTGTTCTGGTTGCGCAGCTGCTCATCGTCGAGCTTGGCCAGGGCCCCCTGGGCGGCCTCCTTGTCGAGTTCCAGAATGGTCTGGCCGGGCAGCACCTGGGCCCCCACGGCCACCGCCACCCGCCGGATGGTGCTGGCTATTGGGCTGGAAATCACCGCCTCGTGGGCCGGAATGATGGTGCCGGCCGCGGTGAGGGCCGCTTCCACGTCGCCGATTTCCACGCGGGCCGTCAGCACGTCGGCGCGGCGCAGGCTGGGCTGCAAGGCCTTGCGCAGGCCCCACCAGCCAGCCACGGCCAGCGCCAGGGCCCCCAGGCCCAGCAGCCACTGGCGGCGGCGGCGGTTCGTTTGAACGGATGGGGCGAGGGCTCTGTCCATTTTCGGGCACTGTAGGGATTGGTTCTACCCTACTTTGCCAAGCCGCGTGCCAAATTTATAATCAATTGTATTTTAGCAATTTGTGATTAAAATCGTAAAAAATCAAGCTGTAAAAACTGTCCGTTTTCGGACACCTGTCCATTGGTGGATGGCTGGTGGGGCCCTCATCTGGGGAGCCTCACCCCCAGCCCCTCTCCAAAAGAGAGGGATGCGTTCAATTTGCTTATTCGAGAACTGGCTCCTAGCTGACGACTGGCGGGGCACCGCCAGCACAACCAGTTCCCAAAATCGGCCTACTTTCGCCCCATGACCCTTCGCCTCCCCCTACTCCTGCTTGCTACTTTCCTCCTAAGCGCGGCCCCCACACCGCGGCAACTGGTGGTGCCGGGCCGCAGCCTGGGGCAAGTGCAGCTGGGCCTGGCCCCGGCCGCCGCCCACCTGCCCACCACCCCGCCCAACAGCAGCGACGGGGCCATGGGCAAGGCCTGGGTTTCGTGGTACGGGCCCCGTCCAGCCCATGGGGCCCCCACCGAGCTGGACGTGTACACGGCCACACCGCCCGGCGGCGACGGCAGCCACCGCTCGGTACAAGTGGTGCGGGCCACGTCGCCCTACTTCCAACTGGCCAATGGGTTGCACACGGGCTCGAACCTGCGCAGCATCCGGGCAGCCTACGGAGCCCTGCCGCTAGCCACCACCTACAGCGTGCCCGGCGGCGTGCGCTACCTCTACGACGCGGGGGCCAAGGGCATTGCCTTCGAAACCAATGGCAAAGCCCCCGACAGCAAGTGCACCGCCCTCATCGTGCACCTGCCCAAGCTGGCCGCGAAGAGGTTCTACATCTCCATGGGCCAGTACCTGCACAACCGCACCAAGCCGCGTTAGGGGCCCTATGATTCTCTACACACAAGCTCTATTTGTTACTATAAGGCCGTCATGCTGAGCGCAGTCGAAGCATCTCTCCCGCGTAAGTGATTATTTACTTACGCGGGAGAGATGCTTCGACTGCGCTCAGCATGACGGCCCTCCGGTGGCCAACCCAACTGCACGAAGCCGCGCCAAAGCCCCTAGCTGCCCCAGATTTGCCAGACGAATACCGAAGCGGCGTAGGCCAGGCCGGTCATGTACACGAGCTGGGCGGCGGGCCAGCGCCAGCTCTTGGTTTCGCGGTAGGTCACGGCCAGCGTGCTCATGCACTGCATGGCGAAGACGTAGAATACGAGCAGCGAAAACGCCCGCGCCGGGGTGAAGAATGGCTGGCCGTTGAGGTCTTTTTCGGCCCGCAGCTTTTCCTGCACGGTACTCATATCGGCGTCCTGGCCCACGCTGTAGATGGTGCTCATGGTGCCCACGAACACCTCGCGGGCGGCGAAAGAGGTGAGCAGCGCGATGCCGATTTTCCAGTCGAAGCCCAGTGGGCGGATGGCTGGCTCCAGGGCGTGGCCGAACGAGCCGGCGTAGGAGGTTTCGAGGCGGGCCGAGGCCACCTGGCGGCCTAGCTCGGCGGGCGTCCAGCGGTGGATGGCGGCCTCGCGGCGGACCTGGGCCTCGGCCACGTCCTGGCGCTGGCCGGGGCCGTAGCTGGCCAGGCCCCACAGCAGTACCGAGATGGCCACAATCACCTGGCCTGCCTGCCACACAAAGGCCTGCACTTTTTGGTAGATGGTGAGGGCCACGTTCTTCCAGCGCGGCCACTTGTACACCGGGAATTCCATGATAAAGTAGCTCCGCTCGCGGGCCTTTAGCAGCACTTTCAGGAGCCACGCCGAGCCCAGGGCCGAGAACAGCCCGAGCAGGTACAGGCCCATCAGCACCACGCCGCGCAGGTTGAAAAAACCCACGCTCTCGTCGGGCACCACCAGCGCCACCAGCACCGTGAACACCGGAATGCGCGCCGAGCACGACATCAGCGGCGTCACGAAAATGGTAATCATGCGGTCCTTCCAGCTCTCAATCGTGCGGGCCCCCATGATGGCCGGCACGGCGCAGGCCAGGCCCGAAATCAGCGGCACCACGCTCTTACCGCTCAGCCCAAAGGGCCGCATCAGCTTATCCATGAGGAAGGTAACCCGGGCCATGTAGCCCGTTTCCTCCAGCACCGCCAGGAAGGCGAAGAGCAAAGCAATTTGGGGAATGAAGATGAGCACGCCGCCCAGGCCGGCCAGCACGCCCTCCGTCAGCAGGCGCGTGAGGGGCCCCGGGGGCAGCGTGCTTTGCAGCCAGCCGCTCAGGGCCCCGATGCCCTGGTCAATCAGGTCCATCGGGTACTGCGCCCAGGCAAAAATGGCCTGGAACAGCAAGAACAAAACGGCCAGAAAAATCAGGTAGCCGAACACCCGGTGCGTCAGCACCCGATCGATGCGGTTGCTGACGGGCTCGCGCTGCTCGGTGCGCGTCACCGTCACGGTTTCGAGCAGAATCTCGTTGATGCGGGCGTAGCGCCCAATGGTTTCGCTGGCCTGCTGGGCCGTGCCGTCAAAGGCGTATTCCTGCACCAGACCCTGCACATAGGCGCGGTCCTCGGCGCTGAGGAAGGCCAGGTACTCAGCCTGCTGGGCATAGTGCAGCGCCAGGTAGTCGCTGTGCAGTTGGAAGTGGGCGCGCAGCCGGTGCACCAGCGGCTGCACCGCCGAATCGGGCTGCCAGAAGCGCACGGGCGGGGCGGCCAGGCGCTCGGCCATTACAATTTTGAGGGCTGCTACGCCGCTGCCGCTGCGCGCGTTCATGGGCACCACGGGCACGCCCAGCTCGGCCGCCAGGGCCCCCAGGTCGATGTGCACGCCGTGGCGCTCGGCCACGTCGGTCATGTTAAGAGCTAAAATAGCGGGCAAGCCCAGATCGGCCAACTGGCTGAACAGCAACAGGCTGCGGCGTAGGTTACTGGCATCCACCGTCACCACTACAAAGTCGGGGTAGCTGGTGGAGGACGGGTCGTAGAGCAGGTCGGTGATGACGCGCTCGTCGAGGCTTTTGGGGTAGAGCGAGTAGGTGCCGGGCAGGTCCACAATCTCGGCGCGGCGGGCGGGCGTAAGCTGCGCCCAGCCGCTTTTGCGGTCCACGGTCACGCCGGGGAAATTGCCCACCTTCTGGTTGAGGCCGGTGAGCTGGTTGAAGAGCGAGGTTTTACCGGAGTTGGGGTTGCCAATGAGGGCGATGCGCATGGGCCGCGCCAACGCTTCCGGGGCCCCGGGGCCCGCGGCCGGCGCCGCCGCAATGGTCCGAGCATCCGCCATCCCGTTGGTAATTAGTCCTTAAGCAGAATGGTGGCCGCCTCGCTGCCGCGCAGTGAAAGCGTGTACTCCTCGTCGCCGAGTACCAGCATCAGCGGGTCGCCGAAGGGGGCGCGGCCGCTCAGGCGCACCGTCACGCCGGGCACGCAGCCCATGTCGAGCAGGCGCAGGGCCATCACGGGGTCTCCGAGGCAGCAAATGGTGCCGGTCTCGCCCACGCGCAAGTCGCGGGCCGTGCGCCGGGAAGCAGGGACGGGGGAAGGAGCAGCCACAGCGGAGGTATACGGCATTCTATTTAGAAAGGGTTTAAACAAAGGTACGCCACTGCTGCCAATCGCGGGGCCCCTAAACGGGGGCGTTACCGCTCCCCCCCAGGCATCCGGGCGAAAACCAATGACACGAAATCCTGCGTAATTGTTTAAGACAATTTTTTTTCCAATATCTTTCCGTCTGAATTTGCAGTATTTACCGCTGAACTATCTAATCATGTTAAGACGCTTACTTTTTATTGCATTATGCGGTGTTGTGCTACCCGCCTATACTTACGCACAGTCCGGACAAGTGCTACTTAAGGGCACCATCGTGGACGCGGTTACCAAGGAGCCTCTGCCCTTCACGTCCATCGGGCTGAAGGACGAGCAAGTGGGGGCCCTTAGCAACGAGCACGGCCAGTTTGTGGTGCCCGCGCCCACCAAAAACGCACAGGACACGTTGCTCATCATGGCCCTGGGCTACCTGCGCAAAACCGTGCTCGTGAAGCGCGGCGCCGCCCTCGACAACCTCACCATTGAGGTGCCCAAGCAGGCCGTGGCCCTGAAAGAGGTGACGGTGAAGGCCGGCAAAATAAAAAATGCTGCCCTGGGGGCTCGCACCAAAAACCCCGGCGAGGGCATGATTCAGGGCCAGGCGGGCTCGCAGTACGCCTTTTTTGTGAAGAACGACAAGCAGAAAAAGCTGGGGGCCGTGCGCACCGTGTCGTTCTACATTGGCGAAAATGGCTTCCCCCGCGAGCCCTTCCGGGTGCGGATTTACAAGGCCGATGGCAACTACAACGCCCCCAACACCGACCTGCTCACGGAAAACGTGGTGGTGTCGGCCCCCCAGGGCGGCCAGTGGTACACCGTGGACCTGACGCCCTACAACGTGGTGGCGCCCGACGAAGGGTTCTTTGTAGCCATGGAATGGGTAGTGAGCGGCGACAAGTTCTTCACCACCAACTTTATGGACGACTACACGCCCTACGGCCAGATCATGAAGCCCACGTTTGAATTCAAGGAGAGCCGCACCTGGACCTACAGCATCGGCAAGGGCTGGAACCTGATGACGCTGGCCAACGGCACCGGCCAGCGCTACAACGCCATGATCAAGGCCGACGTGGACATGATTAAGTAACCACCAGTAAGCCAAGCTATCCGCCCGCCTATTTTATTTTTTGGGGCCCCGCCCCCGCGGGGCGCGCCATTCGTCGTTATCCGTTATACATCCCGCTTCCATGCTGAAGAAACTACTTTTTCTCCTATTGAGCGCCGGCCTGCTGCCGGGCCTGGCCCGCGCCCAGGAGGGTCGCATCACCGGCCGCGTGGTGAACCAGGCCACCAAAGACCCTGTGGCGTTTGCTTCCATCAGCCTGCGCGACGAGGGCACCGGGGCCCTCACCAACGAGTACGGCTACTTCCAGCTGGCCATGCCCGAGCGCAGCCTCGACGACTCCATCGTGGTGGTGGCGCTGGGCTTCCGGCGCACGGCCATCCGCGTGAAGCGCGGGGCCAACATGGAAGACCTCATCATCGAGCTGCCCAAGCAGAGCGTGCGGCTGGCCGAGGTAACGGTGAAGGCCGCCCAAATGAAGCCCGCTATGCTGGGGGCCCGCACCACGTCGCCCGGCCTGGGCATGATCCAGGGCCTGCCCGGCTCGCAGTACGCGGCCCTGATGAAGAACGACAAGCAAAAAAAATTCGGCTACATCCGCTCCGTGTCGTTCTACATCGGCGAAAACGGCTTCCCGCGCGAGCCCTTTCGCGTGCGCCTCTACCGGGCCGACGGCAACTACAACGCCCCGAACTCGGACTTGCTCCTCGACAACGTGGTAGTATCGGCGGCCCGCGGCGGTGGGTGGTTTGATGTGGACCTGACGTCGTATAACATCCCGGCCCCCGACGAAGGATTTTACGTGGCGATGGAGTGGATCGTGAGCGGCGACAAGTTCTACACCACCAACTTCATGGACAACTACACGCCCTACGGCCAGATCCTGCGCCCCACCTTCGAG is a window from the Hymenobacter nivis genome containing:
- the feoB gene encoding ferrous iron transport protein B, with protein sequence MADARTIAAAPAAGPGAPEALARPMRIALIGNPNSGKTSLFNQLTGLNQKVGNFPGVTVDRKSGWAQLTPARRAEIVDLPGTYSLYPKSLDERVITDLLYDPSSTSYPDFVVVTVDASNLRRSLLLFSQLADLGLPAILALNMTDVAERHGVHIDLGALAAELGVPVVPMNARSGSGVAALKIVMAERLAAPPVRFWQPDSAVQPLVHRLRAHFQLHSDYLALHYAQQAEYLAFLSAEDRAYVQGLVQEYAFDGTAQQASETIGRYARINEILLETVTVTRTEQREPVSNRIDRVLTHRVFGYLIFLAVLFLLFQAIFAWAQYPMDLIDQGIGALSGWLQSTLPPGPLTRLLTEGVLAGLGGVLIFIPQIALLFAFLAVLEETGYMARVTFLMDKLMRPFGLSGKSVVPLISGLACAVPAIMGARTIESWKDRMITIFVTPLMSCSARIPVFTVLVALVVPDESVGFFNLRGVVLMGLYLLGLFSALGSAWLLKVLLKARERSYFIMEFPVYKWPRWKNVALTIYQKVQAFVWQAGQVIVAISVLLWGLASYGPGQRQDVAEAQVRREAAIHRWTPAELGRQVASARLETSYAGSFGHALEPAIRPLGFDWKIGIALLTSFAAREVFVGTMSTIYSVGQDADMSTVQEKLRAEKDLNGQPFFTPARAFSLLVFYVFAMQCMSTLAVTYRETKSWRWPAAQLVYMTGLAYAASVFVWQIWGS
- a CDS encoding carboxypeptidase-like regulatory domain-containing protein — encoded protein: MLPAYTYAQSGQVLLKGTIVDAVTKEPLPFTSIGLKDEQVGALSNEHGQFVVPAPTKNAQDTLLIMALGYLRKTVLVKRGAALDNLTIEVPKQAVALKEVTVKAGKIKNAALGARTKNPGEGMIQGQAGSQYAFFVKNDKQKKLGAVRTVSFYIGENGFPREPFRVRIYKADGNYNAPNTDLLTENVVVSAPQGGQWYTVDLTPYNVVAPDEGFFVAMEWVVSGDKFFTTNFMDDYTPYGQIMKPTFEFKESRTWTYSIGKGWNLMTLANGTGQRYNAMIKADVDMIK
- a CDS encoding efflux RND transporter periplasmic adaptor subunit, with the translated sequence MDRALAPSVQTNRRRRQWLLGLGALALAVAGWWGLRKALQPSLRRADVLTARVEIGDVEAALTAAGTIIPAHEAVISSPIASTIRRVAVAVGAQVLPGQTILELDKEAAQGALAKLDDEQLRNQNKNDQLRLALEGHLNDLGAQAASQAVKVSSLQSTLRDEQHLLEIGGGTAEAVRQAELNLAVARLEADRLARQLANQRRASAADVRELGYTVSMQQRSIAELAGKLRQADISSPQPGVLTWVNDNLGAAVPAGEPLARVADLSRFRVRATLSDAYAGQLHPGDPVVVRANGTDLRGTVASISPAVDKGVVTFYAQLANDHAPALRANLRADVFVITRAHPHVLRIKNGPFYQGGQEQAVFVVRGGKALRKVVRFGDSNFDYVQITSGLQAGDEVVVSDMKDHLETPELALHD
- a CDS encoding carboxypeptidase-like regulatory domain-containing protein: MLKKLLFLLLSAGLLPGLARAQEGRITGRVVNQATKDPVAFASISLRDEGTGALTNEYGYFQLAMPERSLDDSIVVVALGFRRTAIRVKRGANMEDLIIELPKQSVRLAEVTVKAAQMKPAMLGARTTSPGLGMIQGLPGSQYAALMKNDKQKKFGYIRSVSFYIGENGFPREPFRVRLYRADGNYNAPNSDLLLDNVVVSAARGGGWFDVDLTSYNIPAPDEGFYVAMEWIVSGDKFYTTNFMDNYTPYGQILRPTFEFKDSRTWLYAIGRGWSLITLANGASRYNAMIRAEVDATK
- a CDS encoding FeoA family protein; this translates as MAAPSPVPASRRTARDLRVGETGTICCLGDPVMALRLLDMGCVPGVTVRLSGRAPFGDPLMLVLGDEEYTLSLRGSEAATILLKD